In Dyadobacter subterraneus, a single genomic region encodes these proteins:
- a CDS encoding Lrp/AsnC family transcriptional regulator, protein MYNLDDTDCKILHYLQQDATLKTRELSEKLNLSYTPVYERIRRLEKEGIIKKYVALVDREKVGKKLMVFCNIALKEHSLTMGEKFVKAVLAMPEVMECFNISGDYDFLLKIVVNDMSQYQHFLMQKLGSLENIGSSHSLFVMGEIKNTSEIEMLDSKTK, encoded by the coding sequence ATGTATAATCTGGACGATACGGATTGCAAAATACTCCACTATCTGCAACAGGATGCTACGTTGAAAACGCGTGAATTGTCAGAAAAATTAAATCTTTCATACACACCTGTATATGAGCGTATACGGCGACTGGAAAAAGAAGGCATAATCAAAAAATATGTTGCGCTGGTTGATCGTGAAAAAGTTGGCAAAAAACTGATGGTTTTTTGTAACATCGCTCTGAAAGAACACTCATTGACGATGGGTGAAAAGTTTGTCAAAGCGGTTTTGGCAATGCCGGAAGTAATGGAATGTTTTAATATTTCAGGAGATTATGATTTTCTGTTAAAAATCGTTGTGAATGATATGTCGCAGTATCAGCATTTCCTGATGCAAAAACTTGGATCGCTGGAAAATATCGGAAGTTCCCACAGTTTATTTGTGATGGGAGAAATAAAAAATACTTCTGAAATTGAAATGCTGGATTCCAAAACGAAATAA